In Candidatus Caccoplasma merdavium, a single window of DNA contains:
- a CDS encoding TPM domain-containing protein, which yields MNIRIRLFLFLILFTCGMAPAAEYRVETVPNVQISDARRFVSNPDGILGPQAESLINTRLDSLRRRTTAETAVVVVESIGDQDLESFSNELFSRWGIGQKENDNGLLVLFVLDQRKIRFEVGYGLEGILPDALCKRIQTQEMLPAFRQGDYDLGMVQGITRICDIIEAPDHQDEVYAATTREEGDWFVLIEMYLGLSLLFSVVILLMLRTPLQEKKPPVRYRALENQLPTLKIMAVIFPLFNLFTYLFIRRSMHRLRNAERKCENCGHPMHKLNEEEDNQFLTAKENAEEIVRSVDYDVWLCNHCGATEVYAFPNKESHYAECPRCHAHTYALESDRIITPATPFQSGLGEKRYRCRHCHFENVVPYTLPIIITPIIGGGGRGGGFGGGHFGGGFGGGLSGGGGSTSSW from the coding sequence ATGAACATACGAATCAGACTTTTCCTTTTCCTGATATTATTCACCTGCGGAATGGCGCCGGCCGCCGAATACCGGGTTGAAACCGTTCCCAACGTGCAAATAAGCGACGCCCGGCGGTTCGTCTCCAACCCCGACGGCATACTCGGGCCACAGGCCGAAAGCCTCATCAACACCCGTCTCGACTCGCTCCGCCGCCGCACCACGGCCGAGACGGCAGTCGTCGTAGTCGAATCGATTGGCGACCAAGACCTCGAATCGTTCTCCAACGAACTGTTCAGCCGCTGGGGCATCGGACAGAAAGAAAACGACAACGGCCTGCTGGTGCTCTTCGTCCTCGACCAACGCAAGATACGCTTCGAAGTGGGCTACGGCCTCGAAGGCATCTTGCCCGATGCCTTGTGCAAGCGCATACAAACGCAGGAGATGCTGCCGGCATTCCGCCAAGGAGACTACGACCTGGGTATGGTGCAGGGTATAACCCGCATCTGCGACATCATCGAAGCCCCCGACCACCAAGACGAGGTATATGCCGCCACAACTCGCGAAGAGGGCGACTGGTTTGTCCTCATCGAGATGTACCTCGGGCTGTCGCTGCTCTTCTCGGTCGTCATACTGCTCATGCTGCGCACGCCATTGCAGGAGAAAAAACCGCCTGTACGCTATCGGGCACTCGAAAACCAACTCCCCACACTAAAAATCATGGCGGTGATTTTCCCGCTCTTCAACCTGTTCACCTACCTGTTTATCCGACGAAGCATGCACCGATTGCGCAACGCCGAACGTAAATGCGAGAACTGCGGGCACCCCATGCACAAGCTCAACGAAGAGGAAGACAACCAGTTCCTCACCGCGAAGGAGAATGCCGAGGAAATCGTCCGCTCGGTCGACTACGACGTGTGGCTGTGCAACCACTGCGGTGCCACCGAGGTCTATGCCTTCCCCAACAAAGAGTCGCACTATGCCGAGTGCCCACGCTGCCACGCTCACACCTACGCCCTCGAAAGCGACCGCATCATCACACCGGCCACCCCCTTCCAAAGCGGGCTCGGAGAGAAACGCTATCGTTGCCGGCACTGCCACTTCGAAAATGTCGTTCCCTACACGCTCCCCATCATCATCACCCCCATCATCGGCGGAGGCGGCCGCGGTGGAGGATTCGGCGGCGGCCATTTCGGCGGAGGATTTGGTGGAGGCCTCTCCGGCGGAGGCGGTTCGACATCGAGCTGGTAA
- a CDS encoding helix-turn-helix transcriptional regulator: MTSHTTSVGEKIRHFREEEKMSQEELARQAGISQEQLAQIEENTDLPALSILLKIARALGTRLGTFLDDQDDLGPAVSNINSADVSFSTNSTRTPSHMHYHSLAHNKANRHMEPFSIEISPIEKDEHELSSHEGEEFIIVTEGCVEITYGNKNYVLNAGESIYYDSIVPHHVHAHGGRPAKILAVVYVPA; the protein is encoded by the coding sequence ATGACATCACATACAACCTCAGTAGGCGAAAAAATACGCCACTTCCGGGAAGAAGAAAAAATGTCCCAAGAAGAGCTGGCCCGCCAAGCGGGCATCAGCCAAGAACAACTGGCCCAAATCGAAGAAAACACCGACCTGCCGGCACTGTCGATTCTGTTGAAAATCGCGCGGGCATTAGGCACCCGGCTGGGTACGTTCCTCGACGACCAAGACGATTTGGGACCGGCCGTGTCGAACATCAACAGTGCCGACGTGAGTTTCTCGACCAACTCGACCCGCACCCCTTCGCACATGCACTACCACTCCTTGGCCCACAACAAGGCCAACCGGCACATGGAACCTTTCTCCATCGAAATATCCCCCATCGAGAAAGACGAGCATGAACTCTCGTCACACGAAGGCGAAGAGTTCATCATCGTGACCGAAGGCTGCGTCGAAATCACCTACGGCAACAAAAACTACGTCCTCAACGCCGGTGAAAGCATCTACTACGACTCCATCGTCCCGCACCACGTCCACGCACACGGCGGTCGTCCCGCCAAAATACTGGCCGTGGTATATGTACCGGCATAA
- a CDS encoding AMP-binding protein: MQLFEKTLGEWLEYWAERTPDKEFIVYSDRNLRFTYRQFNKRVNELAKGLLSIGVTTGSHVGIWATNVPDWLTFLFASAKIGAVLVTVNTNYKQHELEYLTDNADLHTLCISSGTFDSDYIDMTYTMLPELRTSQRGNLRSERFPCIKNVIYIGQEKHRGMYNTAELLLLGQTQSDERLEACRSRFNCYDVVNMQYTSGTTGFPKGVMLTHHNITNNGYCIGQCMKFTENDRVCLPVPLFHCFGIVLGIMAIITNGACAVMLERFDPLVVLASVHKERCTALYGVPTMFIAELNHPMFSMFDLSSLRTGIMAGSLCPEWLMREVMDKMYMTEITSVYGLTETSPGMTQSKVDDPLEVRATTVGSPLPEIDVKVIDPETLEECPVGVQGEMCCKGYNIMKGYYKMPEATAEIIDKNGYLHSGDLGIKTPEGNFKITGRIKDMIIRGGENIYPREIEEFLYQMSQIKDVQVAAVPSRKYGEEVGAFIILKEGETLEEADVKDFCKGKISRHKIPKYVFFIKEFPLTGSGKIQKYKLKDLGLELLRQQGITPV; encoded by the coding sequence ATGCAATTGTTTGAAAAGACTTTGGGCGAATGGCTCGAATACTGGGCCGAAAGAACTCCCGACAAAGAATTTATCGTCTATTCCGACCGGAACCTGCGATTTACCTACCGGCAATTCAACAAGCGGGTCAATGAACTGGCCAAAGGACTGCTCTCCATCGGCGTGACCACCGGGTCGCATGTCGGCATCTGGGCCACCAACGTACCCGACTGGCTCACCTTCCTCTTTGCCTCGGCCAAGATAGGCGCCGTACTGGTCACGGTCAACACCAATTACAAGCAACACGAGTTGGAGTACCTCACCGACAATGCCGACCTGCACACGCTCTGCATTTCAAGCGGCACGTTCGACAGCGACTACATCGACATGACCTACACCATGCTGCCCGAGTTGCGCACCTCGCAACGCGGCAACCTGCGCAGCGAACGGTTCCCCTGTATCAAGAACGTCATCTACATCGGACAGGAAAAGCACCGCGGCATGTACAACACCGCCGAACTGCTCCTGCTGGGCCAGACCCAAAGCGACGAACGACTCGAAGCCTGCCGCAGCCGGTTCAACTGTTACGACGTGGTAAACATGCAATACACCTCGGGCACGACCGGGTTTCCCAAGGGCGTGATGCTCACCCACCACAACATCACCAACAACGGATACTGCATCGGCCAGTGCATGAAATTTACCGAAAACGACCGCGTGTGCCTGCCCGTGCCGCTCTTCCACTGCTTCGGCATCGTGTTGGGTATCATGGCCATCATTACCAACGGTGCCTGCGCGGTGATGCTCGAACGCTTCGACCCGCTCGTGGTCCTCGCCTCGGTACATAAGGAACGCTGCACGGCTCTCTACGGCGTGCCCACCATGTTCATCGCCGAGTTGAACCACCCGATGTTCAGCATGTTCGACCTCTCATCGCTGCGCACCGGCATCATGGCCGGCTCCCTCTGCCCCGAATGGCTCATGCGCGAAGTGATGGACAAGATGTACATGACCGAAATCACCAGCGTCTACGGCCTTACCGAGACCTCACCCGGCATGACACAGAGCAAGGTCGACGACCCGCTCGAAGTGCGCGCCACCACCGTCGGCAGCCCGTTACCCGAAATCGACGTGAAGGTGATCGACCCCGAAACCCTCGAAGAGTGCCCCGTTGGCGTGCAGGGCGAAATGTGCTGCAAAGGCTACAACATCATGAAAGGCTACTACAAAATGCCCGAAGCCACCGCCGAAATCATCGACAAGAACGGATACCTGCACTCGGGCGACCTCGGCATAAAGACCCCCGAAGGCAACTTCAAAATCACCGGTCGCATCAAAGACATGATAATCCGCGGCGGCGAAAACATCTACCCGCGCGAAATCGAAGAGTTCCTCTACCAGATGTCCCAAATCAAAGACGTGCAGGTTGCCGCCGTTCCCTCCCGCAAATATGGCGAAGAGGTGGGAGCCTTCATCATTCTCAAAGAGGGTGAAACGCTCGAAGAGGCCGACGTGAAAGATTTCTGTAAAGGGAAAATCTCCCGCCACAAGATTCCGAAATATGTATTCTTCATCAAGGAATTCCCGTTGACCGGCAGCGGAAAGATACAGAAATACAAGCTCAAAGACCTGGGTCTCGAACTGCTCCGCCAGCAAGGCATCACCCCGGTATAA
- the yaaA gene encoding peroxide stress protein YaaA — translation MCILHQGIPVDRQRKDTEIQAQRPGSRTAPPARHHPGITSNHSPHPNDARGNNLRGLLPRVRRTSSRPQFQIRHNDGWKTVVVNTKMARGAMARHLLKERIETPDTLEAFEWEGFRFNPQRSDNHNHIYIYIYTHE, via the coding sequence ATATGTATTCTTCATCAAGGAATTCCCGTTGACCGGCAGCGGAAAGATACAGAAATACAAGCTCAAAGACCTGGGTCTCGAACTGCTCCGCCAGCAAGGCATCACCCCGGTATAACAAGCAACCATTCTCCACACCCAAACGATGCGCGAGGCAATAACCTTCGGGGGTTATTGCCTCGCGTGAGACGCACATCGTCACGCCCCCAATTCCAAATACGGCACAACGACGGCTGGAAGACCGTCGTCGTCAACACCAAAATGGCACGCGGCGCCATGGCGCGCCATCTGCTGAAAGAGCGCATCGAGACGCCCGACACGCTTGAAGCCTTCGAGTGGGAAGGGTTCCGGTTCAACCCGCAACGCTCCGACAACCACAACCACATCTACATCTACATCTACACTCACGAATAA
- a CDS encoding sugar O-acetyltransferase — MTEKEKMLAGEVYSPFDPELTALHQNALRIAERYNRESFADCLTRNDTLRQLLPNTHPSLIVQPPFLCDFGFLIEGGENGFINYNCTILDTARVKLGRNILIGPNVQIYCPMHPLDYRERATGVEHGEPVTIGDDCWIGGGTVICPGVTIGNRCIIGAGSVVVKDIPDDSVAVGNPARVVRRTPVDDKTA; from the coding sequence ATGACAGAAAAAGAAAAAATGCTGGCCGGTGAAGTCTATTCACCCTTCGACCCCGAACTCACCGCCCTGCACCAAAATGCCCTGCGCATCGCCGAGCGATATAACCGGGAATCGTTTGCCGACTGCCTCACCCGCAACGACACCTTGCGGCAACTTCTCCCCAATACGCACCCTTCGCTCATCGTGCAACCGCCGTTCCTGTGTGACTTCGGCTTCCTCATCGAAGGGGGTGAAAACGGATTCATCAACTACAACTGCACCATACTCGACACTGCCCGGGTAAAGCTCGGCCGCAACATTCTCATCGGCCCCAACGTGCAGATATACTGTCCCATGCACCCGCTCGACTATCGCGAACGGGCCACGGGTGTCGAGCACGGCGAGCCGGTCACCATCGGCGACGACTGCTGGATAGGGGGCGGAACGGTGATATGCCCCGGCGTCACCATCGGCAACCGCTGCATCATCGGCGCCGGAAGCGTCGTCGTGAAAGACATTCCCGACGACTCGGTCGCCGTGGGCAATCCCGCCCGCGTGGTTCGCCGCACTCCGGTCGACGACAAAACGGCCTGA
- the hflX gene encoding GTPase HflX, with product MKEFILTEEVNERAVLVGLITPTQNEAKANEYLDELAFLAETAGAEPVKKFLQRIDQPNSVTFVGSGKLAEIKTFVDENEIGLVICDDELSPKQLKNIEQALQVKILDRTSLILDIFAKRAQTAHAKSQVELAQYQYLLPRLTRLWTHLERQRGGIGMRGPGETQIETDRRIILDKIALLKQELKHIDRQKSIQRKNRGKMVRVALVGYTNVGKSTLMNLLSKSEVFAENKLFATLDTTVRKVIIDNLPFLLTDTVGFIRKLPTHLVESFKSTLDEVREADLLLHIVDISHPAFEEQIEIVNKTLYEVCNATDKPMILVFNKIDAYKHIEKEPDDLSPRTRENIPLEELKETWMSRMHENCIFISARERNNIEELKQLLYQRVKEIHVTRFPYNDFLFEKYDSLDESGNSDNF from the coding sequence ATGAAAGAATTTATACTCACCGAAGAAGTCAACGAACGCGCCGTACTGGTGGGCCTGATTACCCCCACGCAGAACGAGGCCAAAGCCAACGAATACCTCGACGAACTGGCATTTCTCGCCGAGACCGCCGGTGCCGAACCGGTCAAGAAATTCCTGCAACGCATCGACCAGCCCAACTCGGTAACCTTCGTGGGCAGCGGAAAACTGGCCGAGATAAAGACCTTTGTCGACGAAAACGAAATAGGACTCGTCATCTGCGACGACGAGCTCTCACCCAAACAGCTGAAAAACATCGAACAGGCTTTGCAGGTGAAGATTCTCGACCGCACAAGCCTCATTCTCGACATCTTCGCCAAACGCGCCCAAACGGCTCACGCCAAGTCACAAGTGGAACTGGCCCAATACCAATACCTTCTGCCCCGGCTTACCCGACTGTGGACCCACCTCGAACGGCAACGGGGCGGTATCGGCATGCGCGGTCCCGGTGAAACGCAAATCGAGACCGACCGCCGTATCATTCTCGACAAAATCGCCCTGCTCAAACAGGAGTTGAAACACATCGACCGGCAGAAAAGCATTCAGCGCAAAAACCGCGGCAAGATGGTGCGCGTGGCTCTCGTGGGATATACCAACGTGGGAAAATCGACCTTGATGAACCTGTTGAGCAAATCGGAAGTCTTTGCCGAGAACAAACTCTTCGCCACGCTCGACACGACCGTGCGCAAAGTCATCATCGACAACCTGCCGTTCCTGCTCACCGACACGGTGGGATTCATTCGCAAACTGCCCACCCACCTGGTCGAGTCGTTCAAGTCGACCCTCGACGAGGTGCGTGAGGCCGACCTGCTCCTGCACATCGTCGACATCTCCCACCCCGCTTTTGAAGAACAAATCGAAATCGTGAACAAGACCCTTTACGAGGTATGCAACGCCACCGACAAACCGATGATTCTCGTCTTCAACAAAATCGATGCCTACAAACACATCGAAAAGGAACCCGACGACCTGTCACCCCGCACGCGGGAGAATATCCCCCTCGAAGAGCTGAAAGAGACATGGATGTCGCGCATGCACGAGAACTGCATCTTCATCTCGGCCCGCGAACGCAACAACATCGAAGAGTTGAAACAACTCCTCTATCAACGGGTAAAAGAGATACACGTCACCCGCTTCCCCTACAACGACTTTCTTTTTGAGAAATACGACTCTCTCGATGAGAGCGGAAACAGCGACAACTTTTAA